In Dermacentor variabilis isolate Ectoservices chromosome 7, ASM5094787v1, whole genome shotgun sequence, a genomic segment contains:
- the LOC142588638 gene encoding uncharacterized protein LOC142588638: protein MIHSPSDPQAVVAKASNAARRLESVECSRLLQHVAETRDSLSVVRSYGVEDRFCGHCYRLVDVAMRALLALFDCFRSVRFLGGLCGFLVILASVVFGVLVSGVNRDVAADGSTVGLTLSSSMGIPLLIIGATTSVFVFTQTFVSFERCLEYTLLSPEMFLLGA, encoded by the exons ATGATACATAGTCCGTCTGATCCACAGGCGGTCGTTGCTAAAGCTTCGAATGCGGCGAGGCGCCTGGAGAGCGTGGAGTGTTCTCGCCTACTCCAGCACGTGGCCGAGACTCGGGACTCGCTGAGCGTGGTGCGTTCATACGGTGTAGAGGACCGCTTCTGCGGGCACTGCTATCGTCTCGTGGACGTCGCCATGAGGGCCCTGCTGGCACTCTTCGACTGCTTCCGCAGCGTCCGCTTCCTCGGAGGCCTTTGTGGCTTCCTGGTGATTCTGGCCTCCGTGGTCTTCGGAGTACTGGTTTCCGGAGTGAACCGAGACGTGGCCGCCGACGGAAGCACAGTGGGACTCACTCTTAGTTCATCCATGGGG ATCCCTCTTCTTATCATCGGTGCCACCACAAGTGTGTTTGTGTTCACGCAAACGTTCGTGTCATTCGAGCGCTGTCTTGAATACACGCTACTGAGTCCAGAG atgtTCTTactgggtgcttga